One part of the Ochotona princeps isolate mOchPri1 chromosome 3, mOchPri1.hap1, whole genome shotgun sequence genome encodes these proteins:
- the HSPA13 gene encoding heat shock 70 kDa protein 13 isoform X2, with amino-acid sequence MVSFTDSDVYVGYESLELADSNPQNTIYDAKRFIGKVFTPEELEAEVGRYPFKVLNKNGMIEFLVTSNETIGVTPEYVGSRLLLKLKKMAEEYLGMPVANAVISVPAEFDLKQRNSTIEAANLAGLKILRVINEPTAAAMAYGLHKVEVFHVLVIDLGGGTLDVSLLNKQGGMFLTRAMSGNNKLGGQDFNQRLLQYLYTQIYQKFGFYPSKKEEIHRLRQAVEMVKLNLTLHPSAQISVLLTVEEQDGKDPQAPETEAPGDRGSPAGGQQLNSVPGPGLSEKDSGKRQVLFEAEISRKLFDSLNEDLFQKILVPIQQVLKEGHLEKTEIDEVVLVGGSTRIPRIRQVIQEFFGKDPNTSVDPDLAVVTGVAIQAGIDGGSWPLQVSALEIPNKHLQKTNFN; translated from the exons ATGGTGTCCTTCACTGACAGTGACGTGTATGTGGGCTATGAAAGCCTCGAGTTGGCAGATTCAAATCCTCAGAACACAATCTATGATGCCAAAAGGTTCATAGGCAAGGTGTTTACACCAGAAGAGCTGGAGGCTGAAGTTGGCAGATACCCATTTAAG GTTTTAAACAAAAATGGGATGATTGAATTTTTGGTAACCAGTAATGAGACCATCGGTGTTACCCCTGAATATGTTGGCTCTCGCCTGTTgttgaaattaaagaaaatggcTGAAGAATATCTTGGAATGCCAGTTGCCAATGCAGTCATTTCTGTACCAGCAGAATTTGATCTAAAACAGAGAAACTCTACAATTGAAGCTGCTAACCTTGCAG GGCTGAAGATCTTGAGGGTCATCAATGagcccacagcagcagccatggcCTATGGCCTCCACAAGGTGGAGGTCTTCCATGTCTTGGTGATAGACTTGGGTGGAGGGACTCTGGATGTGTCATTACTGAATAAACAAGGAGGGATGTTTCTTACCCGAGCGATGTCTG GAAACAATAAACTTGGAGGACAGGACTTCAATCAGAGATTGCTTCAGTACTTATATACACAGATCTATCAAAAGTTTGGTTTCTACCCTTCTAAGAAAGAGGAAATTCACAGATTAAGACAAGCTGTGGAAATGGTCAAATTAAATCTGACTCTTCATCCGTCTGCTCAGATATCAGTGTTACTGACAGTGGAGGAACAGGACGGTAAAGATCCCCAGGCCCCTGAGACTGAAGCACCAGGGGACAGAGGCTCCCCAGCAGGGGGACAGCAGCTCAACAGTGTGCCTGGACCTGGCCTTTCTGAAAAGGACAGTGGCAAAAGACAGGTTTTGTTTGAAGCAGAAATATCACGGAAGCTCTTTGATAGCCTTAATGAAGATCTCTTCCAGAAAATCCTCGTGCCCATTCAGCAGGTGTTGAAAGAAGGACACCTGGAAAAGACTGAGATCGATGAGGTCGTTTTAGTTGGGGGCTCTACTCGTATTCCACGGATCCGCCAAGTCATTCAGGAGTTTTTTGGAAAGGATCCCAACACATCCGTAGACCCTGACCTGGCAGTGGTGACCGGGGTGGCTATCCAAGCAGGCATTGACGGAGGCTCTTGGCCTCTGCAAGTCAGTGCTTTAGAAATCCCCAATAAGCATTTACAAAAAACCAATTTCAACTGA
- the HSPA13 gene encoding heat shock 70 kDa protein 13 isoform X1 — MAGEMTILGSAVLTLLLAGYLAQQYLPLPTPKVIGIDLGTTYCSVGVFFPGTGTVKVIPDENGHLSIPSMVSFTDSDVYVGYESLELADSNPQNTIYDAKRFIGKVFTPEELEAEVGRYPFKVLNKNGMIEFLVTSNETIGVTPEYVGSRLLLKLKKMAEEYLGMPVANAVISVPAEFDLKQRNSTIEAANLAGLKILRVINEPTAAAMAYGLHKVEVFHVLVIDLGGGTLDVSLLNKQGGMFLTRAMSGNNKLGGQDFNQRLLQYLYTQIYQKFGFYPSKKEEIHRLRQAVEMVKLNLTLHPSAQISVLLTVEEQDGKDPQAPETEAPGDRGSPAGGQQLNSVPGPGLSEKDSGKRQVLFEAEISRKLFDSLNEDLFQKILVPIQQVLKEGHLEKTEIDEVVLVGGSTRIPRIRQVIQEFFGKDPNTSVDPDLAVVTGVAIQAGIDGGSWPLQVSALEIPNKHLQKTNFN, encoded by the exons GATCAGCTGTTTTGACTCTGCTGTTGGCTGGCTATTTGGCACAACAGTATTTACCATTGCCTACTCCTAAAGTGATTGGCATCGACCTTGGCACCACCTATTGCTCTGTTGGGGTGTTTTTTCCTGGCACAGGAACAGTCAAGGTGATTCCAGATGAGAATGGACACCTGAGCATCCCCAGCATGGTGTCCTTCACTGACAGTGACGTGTATGTGGGCTATGAAAGCCTCGAGTTGGCAGATTCAAATCCTCAGAACACAATCTATGATGCCAAAAGGTTCATAGGCAAGGTGTTTACACCAGAAGAGCTGGAGGCTGAAGTTGGCAGATACCCATTTAAG GTTTTAAACAAAAATGGGATGATTGAATTTTTGGTAACCAGTAATGAGACCATCGGTGTTACCCCTGAATATGTTGGCTCTCGCCTGTTgttgaaattaaagaaaatggcTGAAGAATATCTTGGAATGCCAGTTGCCAATGCAGTCATTTCTGTACCAGCAGAATTTGATCTAAAACAGAGAAACTCTACAATTGAAGCTGCTAACCTTGCAG GGCTGAAGATCTTGAGGGTCATCAATGagcccacagcagcagccatggcCTATGGCCTCCACAAGGTGGAGGTCTTCCATGTCTTGGTGATAGACTTGGGTGGAGGGACTCTGGATGTGTCATTACTGAATAAACAAGGAGGGATGTTTCTTACCCGAGCGATGTCTG GAAACAATAAACTTGGAGGACAGGACTTCAATCAGAGATTGCTTCAGTACTTATATACACAGATCTATCAAAAGTTTGGTTTCTACCCTTCTAAGAAAGAGGAAATTCACAGATTAAGACAAGCTGTGGAAATGGTCAAATTAAATCTGACTCTTCATCCGTCTGCTCAGATATCAGTGTTACTGACAGTGGAGGAACAGGACGGTAAAGATCCCCAGGCCCCTGAGACTGAAGCACCAGGGGACAGAGGCTCCCCAGCAGGGGGACAGCAGCTCAACAGTGTGCCTGGACCTGGCCTTTCTGAAAAGGACAGTGGCAAAAGACAGGTTTTGTTTGAAGCAGAAATATCACGGAAGCTCTTTGATAGCCTTAATGAAGATCTCTTCCAGAAAATCCTCGTGCCCATTCAGCAGGTGTTGAAAGAAGGACACCTGGAAAAGACTGAGATCGATGAGGTCGTTTTAGTTGGGGGCTCTACTCGTATTCCACGGATCCGCCAAGTCATTCAGGAGTTTTTTGGAAAGGATCCCAACACATCCGTAGACCCTGACCTGGCAGTGGTGACCGGGGTGGCTATCCAAGCAGGCATTGACGGAGGCTCTTGGCCTCTGCAAGTCAGTGCTTTAGAAATCCCCAATAAGCATTTACAAAAAACCAATTTCAACTGA